The following coding sequences are from one Natrarchaeobaculum sulfurireducens window:
- the ilvD gene encoding dihydroxy-acid dehydratase, giving the protein MSSDDPFDYGKDESLQSHEVTQGAEKAPHRAMFRAMGFDDDDLSSPMIGVANPAADITPCNVHLDDVAESAIEGVDEAGGMPIEFGTITISDAISMGTEGMKASLISREVITDSVELVAFGERMDGLVTIGGCDKNMPGMMMAAIRTDLPSVFLYGGSIMPGEHDGREVTIQNVFEGVGAVADGEMSEEELDEMERHACPGAGSCGGMFTANTMSSISEALGFAPLGSASPPAEHHGRYTVARESGKLAVEAVENGLRPSDFLSRESFENAIALQVAVGGSTNAVLHLLALAAEAGIDLEVEDFNEISARTPKIADLQPGGKKVMNDLHEVGGVPVVLRELLEADLLYGDALTVTGETMAEALERDDPPRVADIDADFLHTVEDPIHERGAIRILTGNLAPDGAVIKITGEDHLHHEGPVRVFEQEEDAMAYVQEGNVEEGDVLCIRNEGPQGGPGMREMLGVTSAVAGQGHADDVALFTDGRFSGATRGLSIGHVAPEAFDGGPIAALEDGDTVTIDVDDLELSVDLTDEEIDERLEAYDPEPTYDSGVLAKYGRDFDSAANGAVTNPAAKRE; this is encoded by the coding sequence ATGAGCAGCGATGATCCGTTCGATTACGGTAAAGACGAGAGCCTACAGAGCCACGAGGTGACCCAGGGCGCCGAGAAAGCTCCACACCGGGCGATGTTCCGGGCGATGGGCTTCGACGACGACGACCTCTCCTCGCCGATGATCGGCGTGGCAAACCCCGCGGCGGATATCACACCGTGTAACGTTCACTTAGACGACGTCGCCGAGTCGGCCATCGAGGGCGTCGACGAGGCCGGCGGCATGCCGATCGAGTTCGGGACGATCACCATCTCCGATGCGATCTCGATGGGCACCGAGGGAATGAAAGCGTCGTTGATCTCCCGCGAAGTGATCACCGACTCCGTCGAACTGGTCGCCTTCGGCGAACGCATGGATGGCCTCGTGACGATCGGCGGCTGTGACAAGAACATGCCCGGCATGATGATGGCCGCCATCCGCACCGATCTCCCGAGCGTCTTCCTCTACGGCGGTTCGATCATGCCCGGCGAACACGACGGCCGCGAGGTCACCATCCAGAACGTCTTCGAGGGCGTCGGCGCCGTCGCCGACGGCGAGATGTCCGAGGAAGAACTCGACGAGATGGAACGTCACGCCTGCCCCGGTGCGGGCTCCTGTGGCGGCATGTTCACCGCGAACACGATGTCGTCGATCTCCGAGGCGCTCGGCTTCGCGCCGCTTGGCTCGGCGTCTCCGCCAGCCGAACACCACGGCCGCTATACGGTCGCCCGCGAGAGCGGAAAACTCGCCGTCGAAGCCGTCGAGAACGGCCTTCGTCCCTCCGATTTCCTCTCCCGAGAGTCCTTCGAGAACGCGATCGCGTTACAGGTCGCTGTCGGCGGATCGACCAACGCTGTCCTCCATCTGCTCGCACTCGCCGCCGAAGCCGGTATCGATCTCGAGGTCGAGGACTTCAACGAGATCAGTGCCCGGACCCCGAAGATCGCCGACCTCCAGCCCGGCGGGAAGAAAGTCATGAACGACCTCCACGAGGTCGGCGGCGTCCCCGTCGTCCTCCGTGAACTGCTCGAGGCCGACCTGCTCTACGGTGACGCACTGACCGTAACGGGCGAGACGATGGCCGAAGCGCTCGAGCGTGATGACCCACCCCGGGTTGCTGACATCGATGCTGACTTCTTACATACTGTCGAGGACCCCATCCACGAACGCGGCGCGATCCGTATCCTCACGGGCAACCTCGCGCCCGACGGTGCGGTCATCAAGATCACCGGCGAGGACCACCTCCATCACGAGGGCCCCGTTCGGGTCTTCGAGCAGGAAGAAGACGCGATGGCCTACGTCCAGGAGGGGAACGTCGAGGAAGGCGACGTTCTCTGTATCCGCAACGAAGGTCCCCAGGGTGGCCCCGGTATGCGCGAGATGCTCGGCGTCACGAGCGCCGTTGCCGGGCAGGGTCACGCCGACGACGTCGCCCTGTTCACCGACGGCCGCTTCTCCGGCGCCACGCGTGGGCTCTCCATCGGCCACGTCGCTCCCGAGGCGTTCGATGGCGGCCCCATCGCCGCACTCGAGGACGGCGACACCGTCACCATCGACGTCGACGACCTCGAGCTGTCGGTCGACCTCACCGACGAGGAGATCGACGAACGACTCGAGGCGTACGATCCCGAGCCGACCTACGACAGCGGCGTGCTGGCGAAATACGGCCGCGACTTCGATTCGGCAGCTAACGGTGCGGTGACGAATCCGGCTGCAAAGCGAGAATAG
- a CDS encoding helix-turn-helix domain-containing protein, protein MKGQLRDKFTEDNDGQRNLRAEIAVSTGHCPCPLEEISNSSVISHKILGDCCHILAEGGRDEPCPEQVQTDVSPECLCAVFMDYNCVPILEGTRDDGIVISTYLPNRDVLKDIVSDLREVADDVSLRRLSVPTDRETSDVRSVNLSVLTEHEQHTLTVAIESGYYSSPRQISFDELASKLEVSKSSLSQRLSSAESKLLLDLLER, encoded by the coding sequence ATGAAGGGTCAGCTAAGGGATAAGTTCACGGAAGATAATGACGGGCAACGGAATTTGCGAGCAGAGATAGCAGTTAGCACAGGCCATTGCCCCTGTCCATTAGAAGAGATCAGCAACAGTTCAGTTATCTCGCATAAGATACTGGGCGATTGCTGTCACATCCTTGCAGAGGGAGGACGAGACGAGCCATGTCCTGAGCAAGTACAGACTGACGTATCGCCGGAGTGTCTCTGTGCCGTGTTTATGGATTACAACTGCGTACCGATCCTGGAAGGGACACGAGACGACGGCATCGTAATTAGCACCTATCTCCCGAATCGGGACGTCCTAAAGGATATCGTGAGTGATCTGCGGGAAGTCGCCGATGACGTCTCGTTGAGGCGGCTCTCGGTACCGACTGACCGGGAGACGAGCGACGTCAGATCTGTCAACCTTTCGGTGTTGACCGAACACGAACAACACACGCTGACAGTGGCGATCGAATCGGGGTACTACAGTTCCCCCCGACAGATCAGTTTCGACGAGTTGGCCTCGAAACTCGAGGTCTCGAAATCGAGCCTCTCGCAACGACTCAGTTCTGCCGAATCGAAGCTTCTTCTGGACCTCCTCGAGCGGTAA
- a CDS encoding 4Fe-4S ferredoxin N-terminal domain-containing protein, which produces MENEPSQAAIVGDVDGIDPSIWGETADEILDLGPHDAELGKRMSRDAVRVTLGHLSEAAFYEKYHDVVVDEFGIDERPVGGDDTHE; this is translated from the coding sequence ATGGAAAACGAACCGAGTCAAGCGGCGATCGTCGGGGACGTCGACGGGATCGACCCCTCGATATGGGGAGAGACTGCCGACGAGATACTCGACCTGGGACCGCACGATGCGGAGCTCGGGAAACGGATGAGTCGTGACGCCGTTCGCGTGACTCTCGGACACCTGTCCGAAGCGGCGTTCTACGAGAAGTACCACGATGTCGTGGTCGACGAGTTCGGCATTGACGAACGACCGGTAGGAGGAGACGATACACATGAGTGA